A window from Argonema galeatum A003/A1 encodes these proteins:
- the thrC gene encoding threonine synthase yields MTVSLYPAESKLKSWPGLIEAYRPYLPVTSTTPVITLLEGNTPLIPIPAIASLIGRQVQVFVKFDGLNPTGSFKDRGMTMAISKAKEAGAKAVICASTGNTSASAAAYARRGGMRAFVLIPDGYVALGKLAQALLYGAEVLAIKGNFDQALKIVREMAASYPVTLVNSVNPYRLEGQKTAAFEVVDALGDAPDWLCIPVGNAGNITAYWMGFCQYHQEGKCDRLPRMMGFQAAGAAPIVTGKAVADPETVATAIRIGNPANWERAIAAQEASVGSFAAVTDEEILDAYRLLASHEGIFCEPASAASVAGMLKVKDQIPTGATVVCVLTGNGLKDPDTAIKHCRNQFKAGVEPVLSAVAEAMGF; encoded by the coding sequence GTGACTGTAAGTCTGTACCCTGCTGAATCTAAGCTAAAAAGCTGGCCTGGTCTGATCGAAGCGTACCGTCCGTATCTGCCAGTAACGTCAACTACGCCGGTTATTACCCTGCTGGAGGGTAATACCCCCCTGATTCCCATTCCGGCGATCGCATCTCTGATTGGCAGACAGGTGCAAGTTTTTGTCAAGTTTGACGGCCTCAATCCCACCGGCAGTTTCAAAGACCGGGGGATGACTATGGCTATCTCTAAAGCTAAGGAAGCAGGTGCCAAAGCAGTCATCTGTGCCAGCACCGGCAATACCTCGGCTTCAGCAGCTGCCTATGCGCGGCGCGGCGGAATGCGGGCGTTTGTGCTGATACCCGATGGTTATGTGGCCCTGGGTAAGTTAGCGCAAGCTTTGCTTTACGGCGCAGAAGTGCTGGCAATTAAAGGAAATTTTGACCAAGCGCTCAAAATTGTGCGCGAAATGGCGGCAAGCTACCCGGTTACATTGGTAAACTCAGTCAATCCGTACCGACTGGAAGGCCAGAAAACGGCGGCTTTTGAGGTGGTAGATGCCCTGGGTGACGCACCCGATTGGCTTTGTATCCCCGTCGGAAATGCCGGAAATATAACTGCATATTGGATGGGGTTTTGTCAATACCATCAAGAGGGGAAATGCGATCGCTTGCCGCGCATGATGGGATTTCAGGCCGCAGGCGCGGCTCCCATCGTGACTGGTAAGGCGGTGGCAGACCCAGAAACGGTAGCAACTGCTATTCGCATCGGCAACCCAGCAAATTGGGAAAGAGCGATCGCAGCTCAAGAAGCAAGCGTTGGGTCATTCGCAGCCGTCACAGATGAGGAAATTTTGGACGCTTATCGCCTGCTAGCTTCTCACGAAGGAATTTTCTGCGAACCCGCCAGTGCAGCTTCCGTAGCTGGGATGCTGAAAGTTAAAGACCAGATCCCAACCGGGGCAACTGTGGTTTGCGTCCTCACCGGCAACGGAC